The Nitrospiria bacterium genome contains the following window.
GGAAATGTAACGATCCGAGAGCCGAACCGCCTCCGAAACAGCCCCTTCGGAAATTTCAACGCCATGGTGATCCTCATACCGATCCCGTAATCCCTTAATAATTCGGATGGTTTCATCCACTGAAGGAGGATGAACATAGATGGGCTGGAATCTCCTTTTCAAAGCACCGTCCCGTTCAATATATTTCCTATACTCATCAAGCGTGGTGGCACCAATACACTGAATTTCCCCCCGTGCCAAAGCGGGTTTCAACATGTTAGAGGCATCAATGGATCCCTCGGCTGCCCCAGCCCCCACCAACGTGTGAAGTTCATCAATAAAAATGATTATATTTCCAGCGTGGACAATTTCTTTCATTACCACTTTCAAACGTTCCTCAAACTGGCCCCTGTATTTGGTCCCGGCAACAAGGGAACCCAAATCAAGGGCAATCACACGCTGATTTAAAAGATTGTCCGGGACTTCCGAGCCCACAATTCTTTGAGCCAACCCTTCTACAATAGCGGTTTTTCCCACTCCGGACTCCCCAATTAATACCGGATTGTTTTTGGTTCTCCGAGTCAGGATTTGGAGGACGCGCTCAATTTCATCCCCACGTCCGATGACCGGGTCTAAACCATTTTCCGCCGCCAGTTGGGTTAGATCTCGCCCAAATTCATCCAAGGCGGGTGTATTACTTTTCTTATCTTTTTCTCGGGGTGTGCTTTTCTTCAATAGATTAACAGTGAGTTGCCTGGCCGTTAGCAAATTGGCACCTAGGCTTCTCAAAATTTTTCCTCCAATTCCCTCTTCTTCCCTTAAAAGTCCCAATAAAAGATGTTCACTTCCGATATAACTATGGCCTAAAAGCCTGGCTTCCTCCACTGCATACTCAATGACTTTTTTCACGCGAGGAGTAAATGGAATTTCACCAAACGTCATGGTATTACTGCCGCTGGGAAGGTTCCGTTCAATTTCTAATTTTGCTTGTTCAGGAGAAAGCCCCATTTTTTTGAGAACCGCAAGGGCAACGCCATCTCCTTCTCTTAAAACAGCCAAAACAAGATGTTCTGTTCCTAAATAATCATTTTGGTGCCTTTCCGCCTCTTCCCGGGCCAAAATGATTATTTTCCTTCCCTTATCGGTAAATCGTTCGAACATCCAAACCTCCCCACGTTGTGTGTGTGAGTACTCGAACTCCTTTAAATATTTAGTTTTATTTTAACCTCATGCATTATCTATGTCAAGTGCTTTCTGGACCTGAAAAAGGATCTTTCCCGTGTTTTTCCAATAGTTATACCATTTTAATAATTTAAAATAGTGGCTCTTTTCCCCCAGGGAAACCTTGACTTTGATCCTAAATATATGCCAAAAACACGCAACCCCAAAAGGAAAAAGAGGGCATTATGGTTGCAGGATTTCACCAAGAGATTACAAATCTCAAAAATCAAAACCTATTACGAAAGCTCATTTCGATTGAAGGTGAACAAGACACAACCATTTCAATTGGGGGTAAAACGGTCATATCTCTTTCTTCCAATAATTACTTAGGGTTAGCAAATCATCCAGCACTTAAAGCTGTCTCGATTCAGATCATACAAAGCCATGGGGTGGGGGCTGGGGCCTCCCGATTGATTTCAGGCAACTCGATTCTTTATGACCAATTAGAAGAAAAATTATCCTCTTTTAAAAAAGTTCCTTCCTGTCTTGTTTTTAACTCCGGGTACACAGCAAACATCTCTCTAATTCCAACCCTGTCCAAAAACAAGGGCCTCATTTTGGCAGATGAATTCAACCATGCAAGCCTTTTTGAGGGATGCCGACTCAGTTCTGCCTTGTTTCGGATTTACCACCACCGGGATATGGCCCATTTAGAAAAATTACTGAAAAAACATTCTTCTGATAAACCAACACTAATTGTGACAGATGGCGTTTTCAGTATGGACGGGGATCTTGCACCGTTACCCTCTATTTATGATCTGGCTCAAAAATACAACGCCCAAATTTACGTAGATGACGCCCACGGAACAGGGGTTTTGGGACAACATGGACGGGGTACCGTTGAGCATTTTGATTTGGAAGAGAAAATTGAATTTCAAATGGCAACCCTGGGCAAGGCCTTGGGAACATTTGGAGGGTTCTTTACCTGCCAATCGGATACCCGAACTTATTTACTCCAAAAAGCAAAATCCTTAATTTTTACCACTGCCCTTCCGCCCTTTATTTTAGCTGCCTCCACTGTAGCAATAGATTGGATTCAAAACCACCCCGAACTCCGTGAAAAACTTTGGAAAAACCGGGAATATTTCATGGGTGGGTTAAGGTCCTTAGGATTTCACCTGACTGAAAGTGAAACCCCGATTATCCCTATCCTGATTGGGCCCCCGGGTCTCGCTCTAACTTTTTCTCAACGTTTACTGGATAAAGGAATATTTGCCCCTGCCATTCGGCCCCCAACCGTCCCCAAAGGAACCAGTAGAATACGAACCACGATTATGGCCACCCATACCCTGGAGCAAATGGATTTTGTTCTTGATTCTTTTCAAAGCATTGGAAAAGCCATTGGAATTATTAAATAAATGACCTTCCCAGGAAAAGATTCCCAAGTGGTGATCATCACGGGGGCAACCGGTGGCCTGGGATATGCGCTGGCGAAAACCTTTGCCTCCCACGGTTTTTATATTGTGGTTCACTATCTTCATCAAGAAAAGGTAGCAAAAAAACTGGCCGCTCTCATTCAAGAGATGGGAACCCAGGCCCTGGCGGTTCGGGCGGATCTCCAAAACAAAATTGAAATAGCCCAAATGAGTGAAAAAACCCTGAAAAGGTGGGGGAAAATAAACGTTTTGATCAATAATGCAAGCATAGTCTCCGATCAAATGATTTTACATATGACTGAAAAAAATTGGGACCAAGTAATTTCAGTAAATTTAACGGGCACTTTCAAGACCATTCAAGCCATTGCTCCTTCCATGGTAAAACAGAGATTTGGACATATAATTAATATTTCCTCCTATACGGGAGCCCATGGACGATCGGGACAATCCAACTATTCCGCCTCCAAGGCTGGAGTAATGGCTTTGACCAAAACAGCGGCCTTAGAGTTGGGTTCTCATAACATTCTGGTCAACACAGTCATCCCAGGTTTTTTAGAAGTAGGAATGGGAAATAAAATGACTTCTAAACAAATTGAAAACATTAGAAGGGATTTTTTGCTTTCAAAGTCCCCCCCCATTCAAAAGATAACGGAATTTATATATACGGTGGCAATGATGGAAGGGGTCTCGGGACAAATATTCAACCTGGACAGTAGAATTCTGTATTAACCAAAAGATGTATAACATGTATAAAGGCCTTTTCATTACAGGAACGGATACCGGGGTGGGAAAAACCATCGTTACTGCGGGATTAGCCCTGGCCTTGAAAAACACACAACGGAATGTCGGCGTGATGAAACCCATTGCAACCGGTTGTTTTAAAAAAAAAGAAAAGTTTGAATCCCCTGACACACAATTTTTAGTCCAAGCCTCCGGGGTAACAGACCCCCTTTCTCTCATCACCCCTTATTGTTTGAAAACCCCATGCTCCCCATATTGGGCAGCAAAAATTGAAAACCGAAAAATTCGAATCGACCGCATAATAGATGCTTTTTCCCAATTATCCGGAAAACATGAAATAGTTTTAGTGGAAGGCCTGGGGGGGCTAATGGCTCCCATCACCAGAAGAATTCTATTGATTGACTTAGCCAAAATATTAAACCTTCCCATTCTCATCGTATCCCGTTCAACTCTGGGAACCATTAATCATACCCTCCTTTCGATTGCCCAGGCACATCAGAGGGGGGTACCAATTTTGGGCCTCATTTACAACCATCCCCAAAAAAATAAAATGAAACTCCATGAAAGAGTTAATCCACGGATTATTTCCAGCTTTTCGAAAATTAAAAACCTAGGGACAATTCCTTATCTAAAGGATGTTTCAGTCGAGAAAAGAAATTTAAAAGGATTAAAGCGGGGTTTTGAAGAGATGGCCATTGAAATTCTAAAGAACCTGAAAAAACCAGCGAGGGGAAAAACTGGAAAAAATTAAAAAGGAATTTAATGGGATAAATGGGAAAGAGCAAAATGAGCAGCCCCAATTAGGGGAACCCGGGGGTTTAAAATGACATTAACCGGAACTTCCTTCAACATGCTCCGATACCTTCCTTTATCTAAAAAACCTCGCATAAAGACGCCATCCTTAAGCTTAGGTAATATTTTCGGAGCTATTCCTCCTCCCACATAAACACCCCCCACAGTAAACATCTTCAAAGCCAAATTCCCGGCTTCTGCCCCAAAGATGGAACAAAAAAGATTTAGAGTTTTTAGACATAGAGGATCACCTTCCTCCAAAAGCCACTTAGGTAATGGTAGCACTTGGATCCCCTTCTTTAAGTTTATCTCTTATCCATTTGGATTCGTTTATCTGCCCAGTATCACGCAAAAAACGATAAATATTAAAAATCCCAGGTCCCGAAAGAATCCGTTCATAACTCACATGGCCGAATTCGGAAGATAAAAAATGGTAAAGGGCAACCTGAGTCTCTCCTTGAGGTGCAAAATCCGAGTGTCCCCCCTCTGAGGGGATCGGACGGAACCCCTCTCCATCCCAATGAAGAAAGGCCTCGCCTAAACCGGTTCCAGCTGCAATGACTGAAACGTTTCCTTTTTTGACTCCATTATGCCCCAAATTCAGAATTTCTTTTTCATCAGGGGAAAGGAAAAGAACCCCAAATGCCGCAGCTTCCAAATCATTGAGAAGTTTCACTTGGTGAATCCCGAAGTAATCCGAGATCCGGGTCTCTTCCAAAACCCAAGGTAGGTTGGTGGTTTTGGACCTTCCCTCTTGAACCGGACCGGCAACTCCCAAACACACTGATTCCACTTTAGGTGCACCACCTTTCCCAAAAAATTCAGGCAAAATATCTTCAAACCGTAAATATTTCCGGCTCTCAAACTTCACTTCTTTTTCAAGTTGGAGCTTTCCTGAATGATGATGATATAACCTTAAAATGGTCTTTGTCCCCCCAATATCTCCCGCCAGAATCATTACGCATTCGCTCCCAATTAAGTTTAAGTTTTCCCCTGAAATAAAAACCCAAAATTAAAATTCACAAAACCCTCCCGTAAATAAAACAAAAGCCTACAGATTGATTTCTTTAGCTGATTCTTGGAGGAGCTTTAAAAACAGGTGGACTCTTTCCCCAATTTTGGGATAAGACAGAATTCCTGAGATCACTGCAATACCACTAGCTCCAGCGTTCATCACCTCTTCCACATTTTCTAAAGAAATACCCCCAATCGCAAAAATTGGAAATTTCACTTGATCTTGGACTTTGTGAATGATTTTACACCCCAAAGGATGTACCGGTTGCTTGGTTGGACTTTTATATATCGGGCCCAGCCCGATATAGTCAGCACCCCCTTTTTGGGCTTCCAACGCTTGGGTCACATTTCGAACCGTAACCCCAATGATGGCCTTAACCCCCAACTGGATCCGGGCATTTTCTACCGAAGAATCTTCTTGCCCTAGATGAACCCCATCGGCCCCAACCTTAACCGCAAGTTCTATATCGTCATTAATAATTAAGGTGCATTGGAACTTCTCACATAGGGTTTTAATTTTTTTGGCAATCGACAACCGGGAAACACCAGGAATTTCTTTCTCTCGATATTGGAGCAGTCGCACTCCCGCATTCAAAGCGTGTTCTACACAGGTCAGGAGGGACCTTTCCTGGCAGGCGTGTTGATCGGCAATTAGATAGAGTTTAGAAGGAAACATGAAAATTCCCCAATACTAAGGGAATTCTTCCCTTTAGAAAGAAATGGTTTCACTTCTCTTATTCTTAGGGCTTTTTTCAAATCTCTTTTCCGGAAGGACTTGTGAAAAATGACATTTACATCCCCACTTTCTCTTGAGAAAGCAAACGATCTAAAAATTTCGTTGAATACCTTCCCTTTTTGAAATTTGGGTCTGTAAAAATTCGACGGTGAAGGGGAAGAGTTGTCTTGATTCCCTCAACAACAAATTCATCTAAGGCCCTTTGCATTCTTAAAATCGCCTCTGGTCGGTCGACCCCAAACACAATCAATTTTGCAATTAATGAATCATATTGAGGAGGCACAATATAATTGGAAGTAACGGCTCCGTCTACCCTCACCCCAGGTCCCCCCGGAACATGGTAATCCGTGATAATTCCTGGACAGGGGGTAAATCTCTCCGGGCATTCTGCATTTATCCTACACTCAAAACTATGCCCTTTAATATGGACATCCTCCTGATGAATATCAAGGGCATCACCTGCACAAATCTTGATCTGTTCTTTAATCAAATCGATTCCAGTAACCATTTCTGTTACGGGGTGTTCCACCTGAATTCGGGTGTTCATTTCAATAAAATAAAAATTCTGGTCTTGATCTAATAAAAACTCCACGGTCCCCGCATTAACATAACCTACCGTTTTAGCTGCATCTACGGCTATCTTTCCCATCTCCTCCCGCAATTGATCATCCACCGCCGGAGAAGGGGCTTCTTCGACCAATTTTTGATGCCTTCTCTGCACCGAACACTCCCGCTCCCCTAGGAAAAGGGTCCTCCCCTGTGAATCAGCTAATATCTGTGCTTCAACATGCCTGGGTTCCTGATAATATTTTTCAATATAAACGTCTGAATTTCCAAAGGCCCCTTTCGCTTCTGCCTGAGCTGCCTGAAGAGATTGGTTCAACTCATCTTCCTGAAAAACCACCCGCATTCCTCGTCCGCCTCCACCTGCCGAAGCCTTAATGATAATTGGAAACCCAATCCATTTGGAAACCTCCAAGGCTTCCCCCTCACTTGAGACCACACCCGGACTTCCCGGTAGGACCGGGACCCCCGCCTTTTGCATTATTTCCCGGGCTTTTGCCTTATCTCCCATTAACGCTATACTCTCCGGGGATGGACCTATAAATTTTATTCCTGCGGATTGACAGACTTCCGCAAAGTGAGCGTTTTCAGCTAAAAATCCATAACCAGGGTGAATGGCGTCAGATTCGGAAACTTCCGCTGCACTCAAAATGTTGGGAATATTCCGATAACTGAGGGAGTTATCTGCAGGCCCTACGCAAATTTTTTCATCCGCATACCGTAGATGGAGGGAATCCTTATCGATTTCAGAATGAATGGCCACCGTCTTGATCCCCATTTCTTTACAGGCCCTGATAATCCGAATGGCAATTTCTCCACGATTGGCGATAAGGATTTTCCTAAACACTTTTCACCCTTAATTAAACATAATTTTTGAACCCTGAAAAAATTAATTACCTTCCACCAACGGGTTCCTGATTTTTTTAAAGGTAAAGATGCGTTAAATTTTTAAAAAATTTTCAAGCGGGTTGAATTCGAAAAAGAGGGGCACCATATTCAACGGTCTTCGTATTCTCTACCAATATCTCAACGACTTTTCCATCCACTTCGGTCTCAATTTCATTCATCAGTTTCATCGCCTCTACAATGCAAAGGATCTGGCCTTTTTTTACGAAATCTCCTACGTTGACATAAAAATCCGCGTCCGGTGCAGGGGCACGATAAAACGTACCAACAATAGGGGAAGTAATCGTAACCAACCCTGGGGGTTCGGATTGGGTTTTTTCAACCGAAGCAGAACGGCTGCCTTCCTGAAATTTTTGTTGGAACGGAGGAACGCTTATGGAAAGCCCTTGGGGGATTAAACCGGGGGAAGAAGGCGGTAGGATTCGTTTAATTTTCACCCGATAACCTGCCCGTTCAATTTCAAGCTCGGCCACTTCCGTTGACCGCACAAGTTCAATTAATTCCTTCAGCTCTCTAAGGTTCATGGGGTTTCCTATTTAACTCGCTCTACATAGGATCGGGTTCGGGTATCAATTTTTATCATTTCCCCTTCCTCTAAATAAAGGGGAATTTTTACAGTAGCCCCCGTTTCAAGAACAGCTGGTTTTGATCCCCCTGTAGCAGTATCTCCCCGTATCCCTGGGTCGGTTTGTACGATTTTGAGCTCTACAAAAATGGGCAAATCAATTGTTAAAGGTTGGTTATTATGAAATAAAATTTTGATATTCATGTTTTCTTTTAAAAAATCTTTACTTTCCCCTAATTGATTCTCACTTAAAAAAATCTGCTCAAAGGTCACGTTATCCATAAACCAATATTGTTGATCTCCCGAATAAAGGAACTGCATATCTTTTTCTTCCAGCTGCGGCTCATCCAACTTTTCCCCAGGCCGGTAGGTGCGGTCTATCACATTTCCTGTTTTTAAGCTTTTTAATTTGGTTCGAACGAAAGCAGAACCCTTTCCAGGTTTTACATGTTGAAAATCTACTACTATAAAGGGTTCCCCATCAATTTCAATCTTAACCCCATTGCGTATGGCATTCATCGGAATCACAAACCAAAACCTCCACCTTTAAGAACAACTTGGTCTCTTATTTTATACCCGGTCATAAAAAATCACTTCAAATTATGATAATCTCGTCCCCGGAAGACTAAAAACAGAAAACCCCTTCAGGATTTATCAAGTAATACCTTTGGTCATTTCCGTTTCAAATGGTTAATTAGGGCCTGAAGTCCTAAAAGATAGCTATTAACCCCAAAACCCACCACTTGACCCACTGAAACCCCCGCCACATAAGACAAATGGCGAAACCCTTCTCGCGCATAAATGTTTGATAAATGAACCTCCACGGTTGGAATGTTAATCCCTAAGATGGCATCACGAAGGGCAATACTGGTATGGGTATAGGCCGCGGGATTAATTAAAAGGCCATCTAACTTTTGAAAGGCCCTTTGAATAAAATTAACCATCTCCCCTTCTGAATTGGTTTGCCGAATGGAAACCTCAATTCCCTCCATTTTGGAAAATTTTTTTATTTTTTGATCGATCTCCTTCAATCGGAGGGGCCCATAGATTTCTTTTTCTCTGATTCCCAATAGGTTAAGGTTGGGGCCATGCAAAACCAATATTTTCATCTTTTGTTTCAAAAGGCCCCTTCCATGGCCCACAAAACGTTTAACCCATTTATTAATGGATTTTGTAATGAGGACCAATCCTTTTCAAACTAAAGTCCAATTAATTATCCCAATTTCAAATCGGAGCAGGAAGTGTTTCAAATTGGAATGCTCGACAAAAAGAAAAAACACTGAGGAGTTTTATGGGAAAATTTTGCATTTTTTAAAAATTTACTGGTTAACGGTATGAGGGCTATAGTTCTTTTTCTAAATGATACAATTCTTTCTTCATCAAAAAACGTCCTTTTCCAAAATTTCCATCAGACCCTACTACCAATAAAAGGAAATATTCATCATTGATTCGTTTCAAAAGAACAGTCGATTTTTCAGCTACCACAGATAGCTCTCGCATTACACCCATGGATAAAGAATCCGATGTTTTTTCCAACCCTTTAATGACTGAACAGTATTCAGCCCCTAGGGAATGCAGGTCGAGCAAAGGATCTCGTTTATGTTCTTCTACCACAATCCCGTCCATCCCCACGAGGGCAACCCCCATGGAATCTTCCATATTGTTGGTAATCCGCCGAAGGCTTTCTTCAAAGCTCATAAGTTTTCAACCTTTCCTAATATTTGACAACCATTCCTTGAGTCGTTGGATTTTTATAGATTTGGTATCCAATGGAGGACTTTTTTCTTGCCCTTGTTCCCTAATGGCAGGTTTTAAGAGATCCCTTTTCTGGCTATAATTTATCTGTGGTTCTGCAGTTGAGGTCAGGGAACCATCTGGGGTCGGTATTTCACTGGAAAATTCTCTATGGTTTTTCCCGGTTAACAAACTTGCAAGAGTAACTGCGTCATCTAATTTTTGTCTAAAACCCTGATTAGAAGGATCAGATAGTAAAAGCTTTCGGTAAATTTCGATTCCCTTATCATAATAGCCTTGGCGAACATAAAGCTCCGCTAAGGATTCGGTGTCAAAATCATCTTTTTCCAGGGAATCTACCTTCTCTTCGGGTTCCGGCCCTAAGGCCATCGGAGGCTCCATTTTAACAACCGGTTCACTGACTTCACCCGGTGGTCCAACATATTCCCGGGTCTCAGGAACCTCGATGAAAGGGACAGTCGATGGTTCTTCCACCTCTTCAAAACCTTTTTTTTCTTTCTTAATGGAATCCTCTTCCGTTAAAGAGGTAAATGCACTTTCCAGGGATTTTAAATCAACATCGGAATCCTCTGAAATTTCAATTACCCCTCCTTCTTGTTGTTCTGAAACTTCAATCTTATTATCCCCCAAATCCATTTGAGGTATTGGCTCTTCCAAATCTAAATTGATAGATGCGTCAGAGGGGAGTCTGGTTGTGGAATTTCCCTGACCCTCATTTTCAGAAAAAAGCCCTTCCTCCCCTGGGAAATTAAAGGGAGAATCTTCCTTTTCCGAAAAACCTTTCCCGGGTGATGAATCCATAGACGCCTCTTCAGGAATGGCTTTTTCCTGAAAATCCATAGGGCTTTCGCCCTTTAAATTATCGATTTCAAAAGAAACGGATGAATTGGGTTTTTCCTGTTGCATTTCAGGCGAAGATAAATCGATGTCCAGAGGAATATCTTCAGGAGAAGCCTTGGCATCCGTGACCAAGGACGGATTTTGGATTTCAGATTCGGAGGGGGTTATTCCAACTGAGCTCTCCATAACAATCTCTTCCTGTTCCCCTACTATATCCCCTTCTTCCACCCAACCATTTTCAACACTTTCTTGAGTTTTTTTAATATCCACTTCGCCAAAAGGCACTTCACCCATTCTCAAGGACTCACCTTTTTCCTCTTTAGCAGGGAAAACAGAGGTTTCCAGTTCCCCTAGAACCTTTTGCATTTCTGGATCCTTGGGGTTGAGGTTTAAGATCATTCGGCAGGATGCAAGAGCCTGATCGAGCTGGTCCTCTTCACGATATAATTGAACCAGATAACGGTGGGCCAAAACATTATCCGGATTGGCGCTTACCACTTCCTCAAATTCCCTTTTGGCTTCCGCCTTTTTCCCAACCTGCCATAGCAATTTGGCAAGAGAAACATGGGCACCTACATAATTTGGATGATTTTTCAACCCATCGGTTAAAACCAAAAAAGCCTCATCCGTCATACCACATTTCATATATTCTTCTGCAAGGGGAACAAATAACCTGGAGGCGGGATCTCGAGCCATCTTTTCAGTCAATTTAATTATTTCTGGAGATAGGGATTTTTCGCTTCCAGCCATTAAAAATATACCCTTCCGGGTCTTTAGGGGAAAATGAGAAAAAATAAAAAAAGGGGATTCTCATTACAGAGAATAGGCAAAAATCAAAAAAAAGTCAAGAAACATACGAACTTCCACCTTTTCCAACCCTTTTATTAATCCCCCTTGTTATTCCCAAAACCGGTTTGAATACACCGAGGAACTCCAAAATAAACTAATCCGGCCGCTATGGCCTTTCAATTATTCCCTTTCCTGTTTTTTACCTGAACGGCCCTTTTTAAAATCTGCTCAGCCACCTGTTCTTTAGACATCTTGGGTAATTTCTCCACTGAACCAAAACAGTCCATAAGAGTAACAATATTGGTATCTTGGTCGAATCCCGCCCCTTTTTGGGTAACGTCGTTGGCCACAAGAAGATCCATACGTTTACGGATCATTTTCTGTCGAAGTGCTTCAAGGTCCAAGTGGGTTTCTGCCGCAAAGCCTATCAGGACACAATGATTTTTTGATTTTCCCAATTCCTCCAAAATATCCGGAGTTTTTTCAAATTCGAGTTTTAAGAGCCCTTTTCCTTTTTTAATTTTGTCCCCGACATATTTCCGAGGCCGAAAATCAGCCACGGCCGCGGTCATGATCATATAATCAGATTGGGAGTAACGTTCTAGAACGGTCCTTCTCATTTCTTCAGCCGTGGTCACGCTTTTAAATAAAACCCCTTCAGGTTGGGGGATAGCAGTTGGACCACTAATTAATTCAACGGAAGCCCCCAATTTTTTTGCTACTTTTGCCAATGCATAGCCCATTTTTCCGGATGATCGGTTAGAAAAAAAACGAACAGGATCAATTCCTTCCTGAGTAGGCCCGGCTGTAATCAGGATCCTCTCTCCCTTGAATAGGGTATTAATTTTAAAATGGCCCATCACACCATCAATAATCGTTTCAATTTCTGAAAAACGTCCCACTCCCACACCACCGGATGCCAAAAGACCATACTCGGGCCCAATGAAACCTACCCCAGTCTCCCTTAATATTTGAATATTTCTTTGTGTTCTTGGATTTTTCCACATCATTGCTTCCATGGCGGGAACAGCCAAAATGGGTTTATCACTGGACAGAACAATAGAGGATAATAAATCATCGGCTAAGCCATTTGCGATTTTTGAAAGGGAGTGGGCAGTGGCAGGGGCAATTAGGATTAAATCGTTTTCTTCCCCAAGCTGGATGTGAACCATCCCTTCTCGGGAGTGAAATAATTCCTCAAAAACAGGTTTCCCAGAAAGAACTTTAAAAGATAATGGGGTAACAAACTCTTTGGCCCCCCGGGTCATAACCACCGTGACGATTGCCCCAAGCTCCTTTAGCCGCCTTAGCAGGAAAAGGGCTTTATAGGCAGCGATACTCCCGGTCACACCAAGCAAAATTTTCTTGTTATCCAACGGAGGCGTTAAAGGGGATATTTTATTCATGCGGTGTTTTTGGACCGGCTTTTATGTTTTAAACTTAAATTCAAACATTAAAAGGTTCACTCCTTAAAACCTTTTTTATTTAGACTCATTAACCAATTCAACATCCCCTTCACTGGCTCCGGGACCTTTAATTCCGGAGTCATCCACATAAACGCTTAAATCTTTTTTGATTTCACTGGTGTCTTCTTCTTCTGAAAAGACTCTTTTTCGGGCATCTTCTTCCCGAATTCTTTTCATTTCCTTATAAGCCAACCGCGCCTCTTTTCCAACCAGGAATTGAACCTTTCCTAAAAGAATTTCATCCAACGCCACGGTAGTCTCTTTAGTATACCGGCTTCCAGTTATTTTCTTTGCTCCCTCCATTAGTTGTTTCGCCCGCTGAGATCCAATAATCACCAAACGATAACGACTATCAAATTCCAGTTTTTCAAAATCAATAGGTAAAGACACAATTTCCATTTAAAACGCCTCCTTACATTTAATAAAGTTTTCCTCAATCCAACCCAAGTTCATCCTTTTCATTCGAATTCTTTCTGAAACAATAATCGCCTCCAGTTCCCTAAATGCCTTTTTTAAATCATCATTGATAATTAAGTAATAATATTCTCTATAATTCCAAATCTCTTCTTTTGCTTTTTTCAAGCGACGCACTATTTCTTCATGGGATTCGGTTTGCCGTTCCTTTAGCCGGTTTTTTAAATCTTCAAAGGAGGGGGGTAAAACATAAATAAAAACACCTTCCTTATGTCTTTTTTTAAATTGCAACGCCCCCTGAGAATCCACATCTAAAATCACGTCAATTCCCCTGTCAATTAAATCCATTAAAACTTCTCTGGAGGTTCCATAAAGGTTTCCATGGACCTCCGCCCATTCAATAAACTCTTTTCGCTCCACCATCTGTTGAAATTTGGCATTATCCACAAAAAAATAGGATTTTC
Protein-coding sequences here:
- the efp gene encoding elongation factor P; this translates as MNAIRNGVKIEIDGEPFIVVDFQHVKPGKGSAFVRTKLKSLKTGNVIDRTYRPGEKLDEPQLEEKDMQFLYSGDQQYWFMDNVTFEQIFLSENQLGESKDFLKENMNIKILFHNNQPLTIDLPIFVELKIVQTDPGIRGDTATGGSKPAVLETGATVKIPLYLEEGEMIKIDTRTRSYVERVK
- the aroQ gene encoding type II 3-dehydroquinate dehydratase, with translation MKILVLHGPNLNLLGIREKEIYGPLRLKEIDQKIKKFSKMEGIEVSIRQTNSEGEMVNFIQRAFQKLDGLLINPAAYTHTSIALRDAILGINIPTVEVHLSNIYAREGFRHLSYVAGVSVGQVVGFGVNSYLLGLQALINHLKRK
- a CDS encoding roadblock/LC7 domain-containing protein, which produces MSFEESLRRITNNMEDSMGVALVGMDGIVVEEHKRDPLLDLHSLGAEYCSVIKGLEKTSDSLSMGVMRELSVVAEKSTVLLKRINDEYFLLLVVGSDGNFGKGRFLMKKELYHLEKEL
- a CDS encoding tetratricopeptide repeat protein; this translates as MAGSEKSLSPEIIKLTEKMARDPASRLFVPLAEEYMKCGMTDEAFLVLTDGLKNHPNYVGAHVSLAKLLWQVGKKAEAKREFEEVVSANPDNVLAHRYLVQLYREEDQLDQALASCRMILNLNPKDPEMQKVLGELETSVFPAKEEKGESLRMGEVPFGEVDIKKTQESVENGWVEEGDIVGEQEEIVMESSVGITPSESEIQNPSLVTDAKASPEDIPLDIDLSSPEMQQEKPNSSVSFEIDNLKGESPMDFQEKAIPEEASMDSSPGKGFSEKEDSPFNFPGEEGLFSENEGQGNSTTRLPSDASINLDLEEPIPQMDLGDNKIEVSEQQEGGVIEISEDSDVDLKSLESAFTSLTEEDSIKKEKKGFEEVEEPSTVPFIEVPETREYVGPPGEVSEPVVKMEPPMALGPEPEEKVDSLEKDDFDTESLAELYVRQGYYDKGIEIYRKLLLSDPSNQGFRQKLDDAVTLASLLTGKNHREFSSEIPTPDGSLTSTAEPQINYSQKRDLLKPAIREQGQEKSPPLDTKSIKIQRLKEWLSNIRKG
- the coaBC gene encoding bifunctional phosphopantothenoylcysteine decarboxylase/phosphopantothenate--cysteine ligase CoaBC; the encoded protein is MNKISPLTPPLDNKKILLGVTGSIAAYKALFLLRRLKELGAIVTVVMTRGAKEFVTPLSFKVLSGKPVFEELFHSREGMVHIQLGEENDLILIAPATAHSLSKIANGLADDLLSSIVLSSDKPILAVPAMEAMMWKNPRTQRNIQILRETGVGFIGPEYGLLASGGVGVGRFSEIETIIDGVMGHFKINTLFKGERILITAGPTQEGIDPVRFFSNRSSGKMGYALAKVAKKLGASVELISGPTAIPQPEGVLFKSVTTAEEMRRTVLERYSQSDYMIMTAAVADFRPRKYVGDKIKKGKGLLKLEFEKTPDILEELGKSKNHCVLIGFAAETHLDLEALRQKMIRKRMDLLVANDVTQKGAGFDQDTNIVTLMDCFGSVEKLPKMSKEQVAEQILKRAVQVKNRKGNN
- the rpoZ gene encoding DNA-directed RNA polymerase subunit omega, with the protein product MEIVSLPIDFEKLEFDSRYRLVIIGSQRAKQLMEGAKKITGSRYTKETTVALDEILLGKVQFLVGKEARLAYKEMKRIREEDARKRVFSEEEDTSEIKKDLSVYVDDSGIKGPGASEGDVELVNESK
- the gmk gene encoding guanylate kinase translates to MKERGLIFVVSAPSGAGKTSLCRKITEVVPNLQHSVSYTTRPPREGEVDGKSYFFVDNAKFQQMVERKEFIEWAEVHGNLYGTSREVLMDLIDRGIDVILDVDSQGALQFKKRHKEGVFIYVLPPSFEDLKNRLKERQTESHEEIVRRLKKAKEEIWNYREYYYLIINDDLKKAFRELEAIIVSERIRMKRMNLGWIEENFIKCKEAF